In Humulus lupulus chromosome 6, drHumLupu1.1, whole genome shotgun sequence, a single genomic region encodes these proteins:
- the LOC133785583 gene encoding uncharacterized protein LOC133785583, which produces MLWDLIIFKKIRSVLGGDIRFMFCGGAPLSADSQRFINICMGAPIGQGYGLIETFAGAAFSEADDTAVGRVGPPLPCCYIKILIKTSLLETLASISGSGCITMSLSDKESSTIHSRDFFIKMTGLWFSVNSLEDGAAKSETEESQSQTVPHDAEAIPVSKPVSISATISTVLASAGNTLEGSVAELVLSPLRLAFETKNLKILESALDCLHYEVNGKVADSMLVNTILMLVYVTKFFWWEAGYWSTMDIAHDRAGFYICWGCLVWVPSIYTSPGMYLVNHPVHLGTQLALYILVAGILCIYINYDCDRQRQEFRRTNGKALVWGKAPSKITATYTTTTGETKSSILLTSGWYVFRLCHVNLN; this is translated from the exons ATGCTGTGGGATTTAATCATCTTTAAGAAAATACGCTCTGTACTTGGAGGAGATATTAGATTTATGTTCTGTGGTGGAGCTCCTTTATCTGCGGATTCTCAACGCTTCATCAATATCTGCATGGG GGCTCCTATTGGCCAAGGATATGGCTTGATAGAAACTTTTGCTGGAGCTGCTTTTTCTGAGGCAGATGACACAGCAGTGGGCCGTGTAGGGCCACCCCTTCCTTGTTGCTACATTAAG attcttaTCAAAACATCCTTGTTGGAAACTCTGGCCTCAATTTCAGGCAGTGGCTGCATAACCATGTCATTATCAGACAAAGAATCTTCGACAATACATAGCAGAGATTTCTTCATCAAAATGACTGGTTTATGGTTTTCG GTCAA TTCACTTGAAGATGGAGCTGCAAAATCTGAAACAGAGGAAAGCCAGTCACAAACAGTTCCTCACGATGCCGAGGCTATTCCAGTTTCTAAGCCAGTGAGCATAAGTGCAACTATTTCCACTGTCTTGGCAAGTGCTGGGAATACTTTGGAGGGGTCTGTGGCAGAACTTGTGTTGAGTCCTCTTCGACTTGCATTTGAGACAAAGAACTTGAAAATCTTAGAATCTGCTTTGGATTGTCTTCAT TATGAAGTGAACGGCAAAGTGGCTGATTCAATGCTTGTTAATACCATATTGATGCTGGTGTATGTTACTAAGTTTTTTTGGTGGGAAGCTGGATACTGGAGCACAATGGATATTGCACATGATCGAG CTGGTTTTTATATTTGCTGGGGATGCCTTGTATGGGTGCCTTCTATATATACTTCTCCTGGCATGTACCTGGTCAATCATCCCGTACACCTTGGAACTCAG TTGGCACTCTACATCCTAGTAGCAGGCATTCTTTGCATATACATCAACTACGACTGTGATAGGCAAAGGCAAGAGTTTCGCAGAACAAATGGCAAAGCTTTGGTTTGGGGTAAAGCTCCATCAAAG ATAACTGCCACTTACACTACCACAACTGGGGAAACAAAAAGCAGCATTCTTTTAACTTCGGGATGGTACGTTTTCAGGCTCTGCCATGTAAATCTGAACTAa
- the LOC133784258 gene encoding acetyl-CoA acetyltransferase 2-like isoform X1, whose amino-acid sequence MNSDGAAALVLVSGEKALQLGLQVIAKIKGYADAAQTPEFFTTAPALVIPKAISNAGLDASQIDYYEINEAFFAHGKVLMQSCFLEKLPTESKLTNSFGLGWPLNMFPMCNPLLKKYYQNSINMFVF is encoded by the exons ATGAATAGTGATGGTGCAGCTGCATTAGTCCTAGTGAGTGGAGAGAAGGCACTTCAACTTGGATTGCAAGTAATTGCAAAGATTAAGGGCTATGCTGATGCAGCTCAG ACACCTGAATTCTTTACAACTGCTCCAGCCCTTGTGATACCAAAAGCTATTTCAAATGCTGGTTTAGATGCTTCTCAGATTGATTACTATGAAATAAATGAAGCATT CTTTGCTCACGGGAAGGTGCTGATGCAGTCATGCTTTCTGGAGAAACTTCCCACGGAAAGTAAGTTAACTAATTCATTTGGCCTTGGGTGGCCTCTTAATATGTTTCCAATGTGCAATCcgctattgaaaaagtattatcaaaactcaataaatatgtttgttttctaa
- the LOC133784258 gene encoding acetyl-CoA acetyltransferase 1-like isoform X2 gives MNSDGAAALVLVSGEKALQLGLQVIAKIKGYADAAQTPEFFTTAPALVIPKAISNAGLDASQIDYYEINEAFSVVALANQKLLGLNPVSLEKTR, from the exons ATGAATAGTGATGGTGCAGCTGCATTAGTCCTAGTGAGTGGAGAGAAGGCACTTCAACTTGGATTGCAAGTAATTGCAAAGATTAAGGGCTATGCTGATGCAGCTCAG ACACCTGAATTCTTTACAACTGCTCCAGCCCTTGTGATACCAAAAGCTATTTCAAATGCTGGTTTAGATGCTTCTCAGATTGATTACTATGAAATAAATGAAGCATTTTCT GTTGTAGCTCTAGCCAATCAAAAGTTGCTTGGTCTTAATCCTGTGAGTTTGGAGAAAACTAGATAA